One window of Stenotrophomonas indicatrix genomic DNA carries:
- a CDS encoding GatB/YqeY domain-containing protein, producing the protein MSMKQQLTEDMKAAMKGGEKHKLGVIRLINAAIKQKEVDERIELDDTAVIAVLDKMVKQRKDSVSQFEAASREDLAAIERAEIVVIEAYLPAKMGEAEIVAAIQAAIVETGASSAADMGKLMGALKPKLAGQADMGLVSKLVKQQLA; encoded by the coding sequence ATGAGCATGAAGCAGCAGCTCACCGAAGACATGAAGGCCGCCATGAAGGGCGGCGAGAAGCACAAGCTGGGCGTCATCCGCCTGATCAACGCGGCCATCAAGCAGAAGGAAGTCGACGAGCGCATCGAGCTCGACGACACCGCCGTGATCGCCGTGCTCGACAAGATGGTCAAGCAGCGCAAGGATTCGGTCAGCCAGTTTGAAGCGGCCAGCCGCGAAGACCTGGCGGCAATCGAGCGCGCCGAAATCGTGGTGATCGAAGCCTACCTGCCGGCCAAGATGGGCGAAGCCGAGATCGTCGCGGCGATCCAGGCGGCCATTGTCGAAACCGGCGCCAGCAGCGCGGCCGACATGGGCAAGCTGATGGGCGCGCTGAAGCCCAAGCTCGCCGGCCAGGCCGACATGGGCCTGGTGTCCAAGCTGGTCAAGCAGCAGCTGGCGTAA
- a CDS encoding bile acid:sodium symporter family protein, translating into MTRWWSRLRPDNFTLALLCTVGLASLLPMKGAAALVLDDVTTVAIAALFFLHGARLPRESIIGGMLHWRLHLTILACTFILFPLLGLLFKPLSGWLLTPELYLGVLFLCTLPSTVQSSIAFTSMARGNVPAAVCSASLSSILGVFLTPLLLTALAGTSGGVHDPLHAIGGIMLQLLVPFVAGHLLRPWIAGWVEKQRALLRYTDQATILLVVYSAFGEAVTEGLWSKTPLLSLFAVAVVAAVLLGIAMPLITFIARRLRFNREDEIAIVFCGSKKSLATGVPIAKVLFAGGSLGAIVLPVMIYHQIQLIVCGVIAQRYAKRAP; encoded by the coding sequence ATGACCCGCTGGTGGTCGCGCCTGCGACCGGACAACTTCACCCTCGCCCTGCTGTGCACCGTCGGCCTGGCGTCGCTGCTGCCGATGAAAGGCGCCGCCGCCCTGGTGCTCGACGATGTCACCACCGTCGCCATCGCCGCGCTGTTCTTCCTGCACGGCGCACGCCTGCCGCGCGAATCGATCATCGGCGGCATGCTGCACTGGCGCCTGCACCTGACGATCCTCGCCTGCACCTTCATCCTGTTCCCGCTGCTGGGGCTGTTGTTCAAGCCGTTGTCGGGCTGGCTGCTGACGCCCGAGCTGTACCTGGGCGTGCTGTTCCTGTGCACCCTGCCGTCCACCGTGCAGTCGTCCATCGCGTTCACCTCGATGGCGCGCGGCAACGTGCCGGCGGCCGTGTGCAGTGCCTCGCTGTCGAGCATCCTCGGTGTGTTCCTGACGCCCCTGTTGCTGACCGCGCTGGCCGGTACCTCCGGCGGCGTGCACGACCCGCTGCATGCCATCGGCGGCATCATGCTGCAGCTGCTGGTGCCGTTCGTGGCCGGCCACCTGCTGCGCCCATGGATCGCCGGCTGGGTGGAGAAGCAGCGCGCGCTGCTGCGCTACACCGACCAGGCCACCATCCTGCTGGTGGTGTACTCCGCGTTCGGCGAAGCGGTCACTGAAGGACTGTGGAGCAAGACCCCCCTGCTCTCGCTGTTCGCGGTAGCGGTGGTGGCAGCGGTACTGCTGGGCATCGCCATGCCGCTGATCACCTTCATCGCGCGCCGCCTGCGCTTCAACCGCGAAGACGAGATCGCCATCGTGTTCTGCGGCTCGAAGAAGAGCCTGGCCACCGGCGTTCCGATCGCCAAGGTGCTGTTCGCTGGCGGCAGTCTCGGCGCGATCGTGCTGCCGGTGATGATCTACCACCAGATCCAGCTGATCGTCTGCGGCGTGATCGCCCAGCGCTACGCCAAGCGCGCGCCCTGA
- a CDS encoding calcium-binding protein has product MHSIFRWTAALLLALGMATSARADDAVMQIRQHAGDHRVLVLGEFHGTREIPLLVRRLVDDYSRNGPVVLALELPRGENTTLRDYLDSDGGAMARQHVHGRAFWTVRDDQHDGRRSRDMLSLIEGLRALKAQGRAIEVVGYDVNNSDGGSQARDDRMAAELRRLYRRLPDDARMVVLTGNVHAMLQRPADAPPEMQTQPMASALRDLDIYSVRLEALRGHFWGCMDRCKALALLERPARAPEVDTDAGRQYDLWVWMPQLSVGTLVDR; this is encoded by the coding sequence ATGCATTCGATCTTCCGCTGGACCGCCGCGCTGCTGCTGGCGCTGGGCATGGCGACGAGCGCGCGCGCCGACGACGCTGTCATGCAGATCCGCCAGCATGCCGGAGACCACCGCGTTCTGGTGCTGGGCGAATTCCATGGTACCCGCGAGATACCGCTGCTGGTGCGCCGACTGGTGGACGACTACAGCCGTAACGGCCCGGTCGTGCTGGCGTTGGAGCTGCCGCGCGGTGAGAACACCACACTGCGTGACTATCTGGATTCCGATGGCGGGGCGATGGCACGCCAACACGTGCACGGCCGTGCGTTCTGGACCGTGCGCGATGATCAGCACGATGGCCGCCGCAGTCGCGACATGCTGTCGCTGATCGAAGGCCTGCGCGCGCTGAAGGCGCAGGGTCGCGCCATCGAGGTGGTCGGCTATGACGTCAACAACAGTGATGGCGGTAGCCAAGCGCGCGACGATCGCATGGCGGCGGAGCTGCGGCGCCTGTACCGGCGCCTGCCGGATGACGCACGCATGGTCGTCCTGACTGGCAATGTCCACGCCATGCTGCAGCGGCCGGCCGATGCGCCGCCGGAAATGCAGACGCAACCGATGGCGTCGGCGCTGCGTGACCTGGACATTTACAGCGTGCGGCTGGAAGCCCTGCGCGGCCATTTCTGGGGGTGCATGGACCGTTGCAAGGCGTTGGCTCTGCTCGAGCGACCTGCGCGTGCACCGGAGGTCGATACCGATGCCGGGCGGCAGTACGACCTGTGGGTGTGGATGCCGCAGCTGAGCGTCGGCACGTTGGTGGATCGGTGA
- the rpsU gene encoding 30S ribosomal protein S21, producing the protein MPSVKVRENEPFEFALRRFKRTCEKAGVLAETRKREFYEKPTQERKRKAAAAVKRQLRRSSRDVTKRQRLY; encoded by the coding sequence ATGCCCAGCGTCAAAGTCCGCGAGAACGAACCCTTTGAGTTTGCTCTTCGCCGCTTCAAGCGCACTTGCGAAAAGGCCGGTGTGCTGGCCGAAACCCGCAAGCGCGAGTTCTACGAAAAGCCGACCCAGGAGCGCAAGCGCAAAGCCGCCGCTGCTGTGAAGCGTCAGCTGCGCCGCTCGTCGCGCGACGTCACCAAGCGTCAGCGCCTGTACTGA
- the tsaD gene encoding tRNA (adenosine(37)-N6)-threonylcarbamoyltransferase complex transferase subunit TsaD yields the protein MRVLGIESSCDETGVAVYDTDLSGSAALRAHAVYSQIALHAEYGGVVPELASRDHVRKLLPLVRQTLAEAGLGVNDIDGVAYTAGPGLVGALLVGAGVARSLAWALEVPAVGVHHMEGHLLAPLMEDDPPQAPFVALLVSGGHTQLVAVDAIGQYRLLGETLDDAAGEAFDKTAKMMGLPYPGGPQLAALAEQGTPGVYRFTRPMTDRPGLDFSFSGLKTQVLMAWRDSDQSEQTRADIARGFEDAVVETLSIKCERALEAAGTNVIVVAGGVGANKRLRARLQQMAERLGGRACFPRPALCTDNGAMIAFAGALRLLAGQHSPPKVDVTPRWDMATLPAV from the coding sequence ATGCGAGTCCTTGGCATCGAATCTTCCTGTGATGAGACCGGCGTGGCGGTGTATGACACCGACCTGTCCGGCAGCGCGGCCCTGCGCGCCCATGCGGTCTACAGCCAGATCGCCCTGCACGCCGAGTACGGCGGTGTGGTGCCTGAGCTGGCCAGCCGTGACCACGTGCGCAAGCTGCTGCCGCTGGTGCGGCAGACGCTGGCCGAGGCCGGGCTCGGCGTGAATGACATTGATGGAGTGGCCTATACCGCCGGTCCCGGCCTGGTTGGGGCACTGCTGGTGGGCGCCGGCGTGGCCCGGTCGCTGGCCTGGGCGCTGGAGGTTCCCGCCGTGGGCGTGCACCACATGGAAGGCCATCTGCTGGCGCCGCTGATGGAAGACGACCCGCCGCAGGCCCCGTTCGTGGCCCTGCTGGTGTCCGGCGGCCATACCCAGCTGGTGGCCGTCGATGCCATCGGCCAGTACCGCCTGCTGGGCGAAACCCTGGACGACGCGGCCGGTGAAGCCTTCGACAAGACCGCCAAGATGATGGGCCTGCCGTACCCGGGCGGGCCGCAGTTGGCCGCGCTGGCTGAGCAGGGCACGCCGGGCGTCTACCGCTTCACGCGGCCGATGACCGATCGCCCGGGCCTGGATTTCAGCTTCTCCGGCCTGAAGACCCAGGTCCTGATGGCTTGGCGCGACAGTGACCAGAGCGAGCAGACCCGCGCCGACATCGCCCGTGGCTTTGAAGACGCCGTGGTCGAGACCCTGTCCATCAAGTGCGAGCGCGCGCTGGAAGCGGCTGGCACCAATGTGATCGTGGTGGCCGGCGGCGTCGGCGCCAACAAGCGCCTGCGCGCACGCCTGCAGCAGATGGCCGAGCGCCTCGGCGGGCGGGCCTGTTTCCCACGGCCGGCGCTGTGCACCGACAACGGCGCGATGATCGCTTTCGCCGGCGCGCTGCGCCTGCTGGCCGGTCAGCACAGCCCGCCGAAGGTGGACGTCACCCCGCGCTGGGACATGGCGACGCTGCCGGCCGTCTGA
- a CDS encoding heme A synthase: MSLSARPALHRNFHRLAWFAMIMTASTIMFGAFVRLSDAGLSCPDWPTCYGQATWPQHVEETIGHPAAEIRPLETHKAWREQVHRFLAGALGIEILTLALLATRKRRFGSTAVVTACVLVAAGIPLYMMGWHGTASALALIGEAILLIAALRWSNIDLARAALLTLAVVIFQALLGMWTVTLLLKPIVVMGHLLGGMLMFGLLVWMAWRATHMPITLAEAPKLKWLLRIGVAVLVTQIALGGWVSANYAALACGGGSASLDNFPRCANQWWPQHNFAEGFTLWRGIGVDYEGGVLDGASRIAIQMAHRLFAIVVAVYMLWLGLRLFRLPSMRGWASALVALLVLQVTLGILNVKLALPLEVAVAHNGVAVALLFVLVSLLARLRAPD; encoded by the coding sequence ATGAGCCTTTCCGCGCGTCCGGCGCTGCACCGCAATTTCCACCGCCTGGCGTGGTTCGCCATGATCATGACCGCGAGCACGATCATGTTCGGCGCCTTCGTGCGCCTGTCCGATGCCGGCCTGAGCTGCCCGGACTGGCCGACCTGCTATGGGCAGGCCACCTGGCCGCAGCACGTGGAAGAGACCATCGGGCATCCGGCGGCGGAAATCCGTCCGCTGGAAACGCACAAGGCCTGGCGTGAGCAGGTGCACCGCTTCCTGGCGGGTGCGCTCGGCATCGAGATCCTGACCCTGGCGCTGTTGGCCACGCGCAAGCGTCGTTTCGGAAGCACGGCGGTGGTCACCGCCTGCGTGCTGGTGGCCGCGGGCATACCGCTGTACATGATGGGTTGGCATGGAACCGCCAGCGCGCTGGCGCTGATCGGCGAGGCCATCCTGCTGATCGCGGCGCTGCGCTGGAGCAACATCGACCTGGCGCGCGCTGCGCTGCTGACGCTGGCGGTGGTGATCTTCCAGGCCCTGCTGGGCATGTGGACGGTGACCCTGCTGCTCAAGCCGATCGTGGTGATGGGCCATCTGCTGGGCGGCATGCTGATGTTCGGCCTGCTGGTGTGGATGGCCTGGCGTGCCACGCATATGCCGATCACCTTGGCCGAGGCGCCGAAGCTGAAGTGGCTGCTGCGCATCGGTGTGGCGGTGCTGGTCACCCAGATCGCGCTCGGCGGCTGGGTCAGTGCCAACTATGCGGCACTGGCCTGCGGCGGTGGCAGCGCCTCGCTGGACAACTTCCCGCGCTGCGCCAACCAGTGGTGGCCGCAGCACAACTTCGCCGAGGGCTTCACCCTGTGGCGCGGCATTGGTGTGGACTACGAAGGCGGCGTGCTCGACGGTGCCTCGCGCATCGCCATCCAGATGGCCCATCGCCTGTTCGCGATTGTCGTTGCCGTCTACATGCTGTGGCTGGGCCTGCGCCTGTTCCGGCTGCCGAGCATGCGTGGCTGGGCCTCGGCCCTGGTCGCGCTGCTGGTGCTGCAGGTCACCCTCGGCATCCTCAATGTGAAGCTTGCACTGCCGCTGGAAGTGGCAGTGGCGCACAACGGCGTTGCCGTTGCCCTGTTGTTTGTATTGGTCAGCCTGCTGGCCCGCCTGCGTGCCCCGGACTGA
- the dnaG gene encoding DNA primase, with amino-acid sequence MARIPDAFIDDLLARSDIVEVVGSRVPLKRQGKEYAARCPFHDERSASFTVSPTKQFYHCFGCGAHGTAISFLMNYDRLEFLDAVDELAKRAGMEVPRSENPRSAQQQDDSRELYSALDAATKFFQKNLEGSEKARSYLDGRGVDEENRARFQIGYAPDGYSGLRDALGKDERRMKLLDRAGLFSKNDRGHVYDKFRDRVMFPIFDRRGRVIAFGGRVFEKDDGPKYLNSPETALFHKGRELYGLWQVRQANQKIERLIVVEGYMDVVSLFQFGVTQAVATLGTATTPDHAELLFRNAPDVFFCFDGDAAGRRAGWKALESVLPRMKDGRQAFFLFLPDGEDPDSIVRKEGAEAFDERLKQATPLSQFFFDELTREINLGTLDGKARLAERAKPMLAQIPDGAFGDLMKQQLGQLTGLGGNAQAGRPSMPQRAATRMIQPAAKRSLVRGAIAVLLQQPSLALTLGGKHHFQGLRLPGVELLLELLGLVEQRPDISTGALLEHFDGREEQASLHTLAAQTLAGDEAMWTVELHDAVGQLEKQLLFQRIDDLNAKQRQQGLDDTDKYEMRELLKARANLRL; translated from the coding sequence ATGGCCCGTATCCCCGACGCATTCATCGACGACCTGCTGGCCCGCTCCGACATCGTCGAGGTGGTGGGCAGCCGCGTGCCGCTGAAGCGCCAGGGCAAGGAGTACGCCGCACGCTGCCCGTTCCATGACGAACGCTCTGCCTCGTTCACCGTCTCGCCGACCAAGCAGTTCTATCACTGCTTTGGCTGCGGCGCGCACGGCACCGCGATCAGCTTCCTGATGAACTACGACCGCCTCGAGTTCCTCGACGCGGTGGATGAACTGGCCAAGCGCGCCGGCATGGAAGTGCCGCGCAGCGAGAACCCGCGCAGTGCGCAGCAGCAGGATGACAGCCGCGAGCTGTACTCGGCGCTGGACGCGGCAACCAAGTTCTTCCAGAAAAACCTGGAAGGCAGCGAGAAGGCCCGCAGCTATCTCGACGGCCGCGGCGTGGACGAAGAGAACCGCGCGCGCTTCCAGATCGGCTATGCGCCTGATGGCTACAGTGGCCTGCGCGATGCGCTGGGCAAGGACGAGCGGCGGATGAAGCTGCTCGACCGCGCCGGCCTGTTCTCCAAGAACGACCGCGGCCACGTCTACGACAAGTTCCGCGATCGGGTGATGTTCCCGATCTTCGACCGCCGTGGCCGGGTGATCGCCTTCGGCGGGCGCGTGTTCGAGAAGGACGACGGCCCCAAATACCTCAACTCGCCCGAGACCGCGCTGTTCCACAAGGGCCGCGAGCTGTACGGCCTGTGGCAGGTGCGCCAGGCCAACCAGAAGATCGAGCGCTTGATCGTGGTCGAGGGCTACATGGACGTGGTCTCGTTGTTCCAGTTCGGCGTCACCCAAGCGGTGGCGACGCTGGGCACGGCGACCACGCCGGACCATGCCGAGCTGCTGTTCCGCAACGCGCCGGACGTGTTCTTCTGCTTCGATGGCGACGCCGCCGGCCGCCGCGCCGGCTGGAAGGCGCTGGAATCGGTGCTGCCACGCATGAAGGACGGCCGCCAGGCCTTCTTCCTGTTCCTGCCCGATGGCGAAGACCCGGACAGCATCGTGCGCAAGGAAGGCGCCGAGGCTTTCGACGAGCGCCTGAAGCAGGCCACGCCGCTGTCGCAGTTCTTCTTCGACGAGCTGACCCGCGAGATCAACCTGGGCACGCTGGACGGCAAGGCACGGCTGGCCGAGCGCGCCAAGCCGATGCTCGCGCAGATTCCCGACGGCGCGTTCGGCGACCTGATGAAACAGCAGCTGGGACAGCTGACTGGCCTGGGCGGCAACGCGCAGGCGGGGCGACCATCGATGCCGCAACGCGCCGCAACGCGCATGATCCAGCCGGCGGCCAAGCGCAGCCTGGTGCGCGGCGCGATCGCCGTGCTGCTGCAGCAGCCGTCACTGGCCCTGACCCTGGGTGGAAAGCATCACTTCCAGGGCCTGCGCCTGCCGGGCGTGGAGTTGCTGCTGGAACTGCTGGGGCTGGTCGAACAACGCCCGGACATCAGTACCGGCGCCCTGCTGGAGCATTTCGACGGTCGCGAGGAACAGGCCTCGCTGCACACCTTGGCCGCGCAGACGCTGGCAGGCGATGAAGCGATGTGGACGGTGGAACTGCATGACGCTGTCGGGCAGCTGGAGAAGCAGCTGCTGTTCCAGCGGATCGACGACCTTAACGCCAAGCAGCGACAACAGGGTCTGGACGATACTGACAAGTACGAGATGCGCGAGCTGCTGAAGGCACGCGCCAATCTGCGCCTGTAG
- a CDS encoding SURF1 family protein: MMRQHTRLIGWLMTLLAMAGFTVLGLWQLQRMHAKQALLDAQGPAVAQAMPLAQALAAQGALHGVVDHGRFLPGVVLLDNQTRHGRAGVKIYRPFRSDAGSVLLVDLGWRALPPDRTLPVVPVPPSPVDVRGLLAPPPSAGLALGPAFTSTDVAGRWLASRLPADGLAAALGLPSLPERVLRLDPALPFGDERDLDLLPNTLPPQRHLGYAVQWFGLALTVLMVALVLEWRRKRPVAR; encoded by the coding sequence ATGATGCGCCAGCACACGCGCCTGATCGGGTGGCTGATGACGTTGCTGGCAATGGCCGGATTCACTGTGCTTGGCCTGTGGCAGCTGCAGCGGATGCACGCCAAACAGGCGTTGCTGGATGCACAGGGCCCGGCCGTGGCGCAGGCGATGCCGCTGGCGCAGGCGCTGGCCGCACAGGGGGCGCTGCATGGCGTGGTCGATCACGGTCGCTTCCTGCCCGGTGTGGTGCTGCTGGACAACCAGACCCGCCACGGCCGCGCTGGAGTGAAGATCTATCGTCCATTCCGCAGCGATGCGGGCAGCGTGTTGCTGGTGGACCTGGGCTGGCGCGCACTGCCACCGGACCGCACGTTGCCGGTGGTGCCAGTACCGCCGTCGCCGGTGGACGTGCGTGGCCTGTTGGCGCCGCCCCCCTCGGCCGGGCTGGCGCTGGGGCCGGCGTTCACCTCCACCGATGTTGCAGGGCGCTGGCTGGCCAGTCGCCTTCCCGCCGATGGCCTGGCCGCCGCGCTGGGCCTGCCGTCGTTGCCCGAGCGCGTGCTGCGGCTGGATCCGGCGTTGCCGTTCGGCGATGAGCGCGATCTCGACCTGCTGCCGAACACGCTGCCGCCGCAGCGCCACCTGGGTTACGCCGTGCAGTGGTTCGGGCTGGCGCTGACCGTGCTGATGGTGGCGCTGGTATTGGAATGGCGCAGGAAGCGGCCCGTTGCCCGGTAG
- the cyoE gene encoding heme o synthase: MFSNYRQYWDLTKPKVVALIVFTALVGMVLAIPGVPSWEQVRAGVLGFLGIWLAASAAAAINQLLDAHIDAQMARTSWRPLVVGKVKPWQVLVFASVLIVLSMAILVVWVNWITAVLTFASLIGYAVIYTVYLKRATSQNIVIGGLAGAMPPMLGWAAVTGMQGSSDWAYSSLLVLIIFIWTPPHFWALAIFRREDYAKAEIPMLPVTHGVVHTRKQIMAYSVVLALVCLLPYLVGMSGAFYLGGAIVLNAVFLWYAWRMLNPPDELFSMKMFSYSIVYLMALFAFLLVDHWILPWL; the protein is encoded by the coding sequence ATGTTTTCCAACTATCGCCAGTATTGGGACCTGACCAAACCCAAGGTCGTCGCTCTCATCGTCTTCACCGCCCTGGTCGGCATGGTCCTGGCCATCCCGGGCGTGCCCAGCTGGGAGCAGGTGCGTGCCGGCGTGCTCGGCTTCCTCGGCATCTGGCTTGCGGCGTCGGCAGCTGCGGCCATCAACCAGCTGCTGGATGCGCACATCGACGCGCAGATGGCGCGCACCTCGTGGCGACCGTTGGTGGTGGGCAAGGTCAAGCCATGGCAGGTGCTGGTGTTCGCCAGCGTGCTGATCGTGCTGTCGATGGCGATCCTGGTGGTATGGGTGAACTGGATCACCGCGGTGCTGACCTTCGCTTCGCTGATCGGTTATGCGGTGATCTACACCGTCTACCTGAAACGAGCGACCTCGCAGAACATCGTCATCGGTGGTCTGGCCGGTGCGATGCCGCCGATGCTGGGGTGGGCGGCGGTGACCGGCATGCAGGGTTCGTCGGACTGGGCGTACTCGTCGCTGCTGGTGCTGATCATCTTCATCTGGACGCCGCCGCACTTCTGGGCACTGGCGATCTTCCGTCGCGAGGACTACGCCAAGGCGGAAATCCCGATGCTGCCGGTCACCCATGGCGTGGTGCACACGCGCAAGCAGATCATGGCGTACTCGGTGGTGCTGGCACTGGTCTGCCTGCTGCCTTACCTGGTCGGCATGAGCGGCGCGTTCTACCTGGGCGGGGCGATCGTGCTCAACGCCGTGTTCCTCTGGTACGCCTGGCGCATGCTCAACCCGCCCGATGAACTGTTCTCGATGAAGATGTTCAGCTACTCCATCGTCTACCTGATGGCGCTGTTCGCCTTCCTGCTGGTGGATCACTGGATCCTGCCCTGGTTGTGA
- a CDS encoding cytochrome c oxidase subunit 3 translates to MAQTPTDANVYFVPAQSKWPFVGSIAMMVTMVGVASWLNDASWGRWTFHIGVAMLVLTLFWWFSDVVRESQAGNYNRQVDGSFRMGMVWFIFSEVMFFGAFFGALFYTRHLGLSWLSGEGRGVMTNELLWQGYSAGWPTNGPAAIGGAFQTIPAWGLPLINTLILLTSGVTLTIAHHALKAGNRRQLLIWLGLTVLLGLGFLTLQAEEYIHAYKELNLTLGSGIYGSTFFMLTGFHGAHVLLGTIMLIVMWLRSAKGHFTRDNHFAFEAAAWYWHFVDVVWLMLFLFVYVL, encoded by the coding sequence ATGGCCCAGACACCTACCGACGCCAACGTGTACTTCGTCCCGGCCCAGAGCAAATGGCCGTTCGTCGGTTCCATCGCGATGATGGTGACCATGGTCGGCGTGGCCAGCTGGCTCAACGACGCCAGCTGGGGCCGCTGGACCTTCCACATCGGCGTGGCGATGCTGGTGCTGACCCTGTTCTGGTGGTTCAGCGACGTGGTGCGCGAGTCGCAGGCCGGCAACTACAACCGGCAGGTGGACGGTTCGTTCCGGATGGGGATGGTCTGGTTCATCTTCTCCGAAGTGATGTTCTTCGGTGCCTTCTTCGGTGCGCTGTTCTACACGCGCCACCTCGGCCTGTCGTGGTTGAGCGGCGAAGGGCGCGGGGTGATGACCAACGAGCTGCTGTGGCAGGGCTACTCGGCCGGCTGGCCGACCAATGGCCCGGCAGCGATCGGTGGCGCGTTCCAGACGATCCCGGCCTGGGGCCTGCCGCTGATCAATACGCTGATCCTGTTGACCTCGGGCGTGACCCTGACCATCGCCCATCATGCGCTGAAGGCGGGCAACCGCCGCCAGCTGCTGATCTGGCTGGGCCTGACCGTACTGCTCGGCCTCGGCTTTCTCACCCTGCAGGCCGAGGAGTACATCCACGCCTACAAGGAACTGAACCTGACGCTCGGCTCGGGCATCTACGGTTCCACCTTCTTCATGCTGACCGGCTTCCACGGCGCACACGTGCTGCTGGGAACAATCATGCTGATCGTGATGTGGCTGCGGTCGGCGAAGGGACACTTCACCCGCGACAACCATTTCGCTTTCGAAGCGGCCGCGTGGTACTGGCACTTCGTCGACGTGGTGTGGCTGATGCTGTTCCTGTTCGTCTACGTGCTTTGA
- a CDS encoding twin transmembrane helix small protein, whose product MSDSLKTLLVIAFLIVIVWNLGAGLYYLLVDRGQTKRTVNALTRRIGVSVALIVLVMVCIYMGWIKPHGIGN is encoded by the coding sequence ATGAGTGATTCGCTGAAGACCCTGCTGGTAATCGCGTTTCTGATCGTCATCGTCTGGAATCTGGGCGCCGGCCTGTATTACCTGCTGGTGGACCGCGGCCAGACCAAGCGCACGGTCAATGCACTGACCCGCCGCATCGGAGTGTCGGTGGCGTTGATCGTACTGGTGATGGTGTGCATCTACATGGGCTGGATCAAACCGCACGGCATCGGCAACTGA
- a CDS encoding sulfur transferase domain-containing protein — protein MLLRLTCLLLLSLCPVLPAWAADPALAEVRPGLYAGGQPTAAQLRELAAQGVRTVIDLRQPDEDRGFDETREAEALGLRYVRIPVAGAEGLDAANVRAVHQALRQSQGPVLLHCASGNRAGAVLGLVNAHYEHASPEQALQLGQRAGLKSLEAATRERLAIPSPTP, from the coding sequence ATGCTGCTGCGCCTGACCTGCCTGCTGTTGTTGTCGCTCTGCCCGGTTCTGCCGGCCTGGGCTGCAGACCCCGCCCTTGCTGAAGTCCGCCCTGGCCTGTATGCCGGCGGCCAGCCCACGGCCGCGCAACTGCGCGAACTGGCTGCACAGGGCGTGCGCACGGTGATCGACCTGCGCCAGCCCGATGAAGACCGCGGCTTCGATGAAACACGCGAGGCCGAAGCGCTGGGCCTGCGCTATGTACGCATTCCGGTGGCCGGCGCCGAGGGCCTGGATGCTGCCAACGTGCGCGCCGTGCACCAGGCCCTGCGGCAGAGCCAGGGGCCGGTGCTGCTGCACTGCGCCTCCGGCAACCGCGCCGGTGCCGTGCTCGGTCTGGTCAACGCACACTACGAACACGCCAGCCCGGAACAGGCACTGCAACTGGGCCAGCGCGCCGGCCTGAAGTCGCTGGAAGCGGCCACCCGCGAGCGTCTGGCGATTCCTTCTCCCACCCCCTGA
- a CDS encoding YihY/virulence factor BrkB family protein produces the protein MAVAKRFVEIDVLTQAASVSFYALLSMAPLLVLLLWLTASLYPPAQQALIGQIGSVAGSSVASVADTVLHNANSQPSVGSLAGVWSTLLLFVGATAVFAQLQNALNRIFHTSGQRLDGIKAWLRKRVFSFGVVLALGFLLILSMTATTALQVVFAQLPSVLPAIGYLTSLLLYTLAFAFLYHYLPDRRVAWRQAFIGGAITSLLFTLGRYGIGVYISTVAPGSAYGSMGALVISLVWIYYATAVFFVGALMTAVIDERQYARARLASADVAPQETGPAAASE, from the coding sequence ATGGCGGTGGCCAAGCGCTTCGTCGAGATCGACGTGCTGACCCAGGCCGCTTCGGTCTCTTTCTATGCATTGCTGTCGATGGCGCCGCTGCTGGTACTGCTGCTGTGGCTGACCGCCTCGTTGTATCCACCAGCGCAGCAGGCACTGATCGGGCAGATCGGCTCGGTGGCCGGCAGCAGCGTGGCCAGCGTCGCCGACACCGTGCTGCACAACGCCAACAGCCAGCCCAGCGTTGGTTCGCTGGCCGGGGTCTGGAGCACGTTGCTGTTGTTCGTCGGCGCCACCGCCGTGTTCGCGCAGCTGCAGAACGCGCTGAACCGGATCTTCCATACCAGCGGGCAACGCCTGGACGGAATCAAGGCCTGGTTGCGCAAGCGCGTGTTCTCTTTCGGCGTGGTGCTGGCACTGGGCTTCCTGCTGATCCTGTCGATGACCGCCACCACCGCACTGCAGGTGGTGTTCGCGCAGCTGCCCTCGGTGCTGCCCGCAATCGGTTATCTGACATCGCTGCTGCTGTACACGCTGGCCTTCGCCTTCCTGTACCACTACCTGCCCGATCGGCGCGTGGCCTGGCGCCAGGCATTCATCGGCGGCGCCATCACCTCGTTGCTGTTTACCCTCGGCCGTTATGGCATCGGCGTCTACATCAGCACCGTTGCCCCCGGCAGCGCCTACGGCTCGATGGGTGCACTGGTGATTTCGCTGGTCTGGATCTACTACGCCACTGCCGTGTTCTTCGTCGGTGCCTTGATGACCGCGGTGATCGACGAACGCCAGTACGCACGTGCACGCCTGGCCAGCGCCGATGTGGCCCCACAGGAAACCGGCCCGGCCGCCGCCAGCGAGTAA